Genomic window (Wenzhouxiangella marina):
CCCGGTTCGCCGGGACCTCATGCACGACAGCACGATCGAGCTGGAGGAGGACGACGAAGAGGGTGAGGGCGAGTGAAGCGCGCCTGGCTGATCATCCTGGTCGGTCTGCTGGCCCTGCCGGCCAGCGCCCATGAACTGAAGGCCGGCCTGACCCGTGTGCTGTTCAACGAACGCAGCGGGAACCTCGAAGTGATGCATCGCCTGCTGCTGCACGACGCCGAGCACGCCTGCCGCCAGCTCTTCGACGGCCAGGCCGATCTGATCGGCGACCCGGTCACCCTGGAGCGCTTCAGCGCCTATGTGCGCGAGGGCTTCCAGCTGGCCATCGATGATGAGCTCGTCGAGCTGGCCTACGTGGGCGCCGAGATCGACGGCCGGCACATCTGGGTGTATCAGGAGGCCCCGATCCCGGCCTCGGTGGGGCACTTGAGCATCGATCACCGCGTGCTGCGCGATGTCTGGGCCGAGCAATCGAACCTGGTCAATATCGAGGGCCGGGGCCCGATCCGGAGCCTTCGCTTCAGCGGCAACGACGGCGTGCAATCGATCGCGATGACGGATTCAGCGGCTCGCCTCGAGGATTGATCGAAGGAAGGCGAACAAGTCGCGAAAGCTCTTGGGTTGGCGTTGTTCCGGGTCCTGGCCGGCGTGATCCTTGCGCGCCTGGCGGATGAGCGAGCGCAGATGCTGCACGTCCGAGCCCGGGTAACTGTCCAGCCATTCGGTCAGGGCATCGTCCTCGTGGATCAAGCGATCGCGCCAGCGTTCGACTTCGTGCAGGCGGGCCGATTCGACCGCGCGACCGGCGGCGAAGGCCTCGACAGCCTCCTTCAGCGGGGTCGGGTCGATGCCGCGGATCAGTTTTCCGAGATATTGCATCTGGCGCTTCCTGGCGCCATGGGCGGTGATGCGCGCATAGGCCTCGATCGCCTCGCGCAGGTCTTCGGGCATGTCGATGGCCTTGCGCCGCGACGGTGGCAGCTCGCTGACCGCCACCCCCAGCTTCTGCAACGCCAGGGACTGGCGCTTCAGCTCGCTCTTGCTGGGGCCGAGATCCGGTGACGATTCGCCGCCATGGCCCTCGTTCGGCTCCGGAGCCCGTCG
Coding sequences:
- a CDS encoding DUF6702 family protein; its protein translation is MKRAWLIILVGLLALPASAHELKAGLTRVLFNERSGNLEVMHRLLLHDAEHACRQLFDGQADLIGDPVTLERFSAYVREGFQLAIDDELVELAYVGAEIDGRHIWVYQEAPIPASVGHLSIDHRVLRDVWAEQSNLVNIEGRGPIRSLRFSGNDGVQSIAMTDSAARLED
- the yjgA gene encoding ribosome biogenesis factor YjgA, with the protein product MARRSRMKIRRAPEPNEGHGGESSPDLGPSKSELKRQSLALQKLGVAVSELPPSRRKAIDMPEDLREAIEAYARITAHGARKRQMQYLGKLIRGIDPTPLKEAVEAFAAGRAVESARLHEVERWRDRLIHEDDALTEWLDSYPGSDVQHLRSLIRQARKDHAGQDPEQRQPKSFRDLFAFLRSILEASR